In the Arachis ipaensis cultivar K30076 chromosome B10, Araip1.1, whole genome shotgun sequence genome, one interval contains:
- the LOC107621717 gene encoding uncharacterized protein LOC107621717 isoform X1, with protein sequence MENRKGDRGRGRRREGEEQRYGAWRRCRAAVAEKKGRGERDPRRRGRSCRRATPLCLVRVSPLLFAEGETRREDADPHHRASLSSSSLHHCRSLFPLPSGFAAAAIESDAAEEESFLFRRRRRRRWLLLFIWLLESLQLELVTGGEKRLHHPLRFDIEPLFLTLIDAAAAVSVALKSLLQLPI encoded by the exons ATGGAGAACAGGAAGGGAGACAGAGGacgagggagaagaagagagggggaGGAACAACGCTATGGAGCTTGGCGCCGCTGCCGAGCTGCTGTCGCAGAGAAGAAAGGGAGAGGCGAACGTGACCCACGGAGGAGAGGAAGGAGCTGCCGTCGAGCCACGCCCCTTTGCCTTGTTCGTGTATCGCCGTTGCTGTTCGCTGAGGGTGAGACGCGAAGAGAAGATGCTGACCCGCACCATCGTGCCTCGCTATCTTCGTCGAGCCTTCATCATTGTCGCTCCCTATTCCCGTTGCCATCAGGGTTTGCTGCCGCTGCCATTGAGAGTGACGCAGCAGAGGAGGAGTCGTTCCTCTTCCGCCGCCGTCGCCGGAGACGTTGGTTGCTGCTGTTCATATGG TTGTTGGAATCGTTACAGCTAGAACTTGTCACCGGGGGAGAGAAGCGGCTGCACCATCCTCTTCGTTTTGACATTGAACCTCTATTCCTAACCCT AATTGATGCTGCTGCCGCCGTCTCGGTTGCGTTGAAATCGCTGCTGCAGTTGCCAATTTAG
- the LOC107621717 gene encoding uncharacterized protein LOC107621717 isoform X2, which yields MENRKGDRGRGRRREGEEQRYGAWRRCRAAVAEKKGRGERDPRRRGRSCRRATPLCLVRVSPLLFAEGETRREDADPHHRASLSSSSLHHCRSLFPLPSGFAAAAIESDAAEEESFLFRRRRRRRWLLLFIWLELVTGGEKRLHHPLRFDIEPLFLTLIDAAAAVSVALKSLLQLPI from the exons ATGGAGAACAGGAAGGGAGACAGAGGacgagggagaagaagagagggggaGGAACAACGCTATGGAGCTTGGCGCCGCTGCCGAGCTGCTGTCGCAGAGAAGAAAGGGAGAGGCGAACGTGACCCACGGAGGAGAGGAAGGAGCTGCCGTCGAGCCACGCCCCTTTGCCTTGTTCGTGTATCGCCGTTGCTGTTCGCTGAGGGTGAGACGCGAAGAGAAGATGCTGACCCGCACCATCGTGCCTCGCTATCTTCGTCGAGCCTTCATCATTGTCGCTCCCTATTCCCGTTGCCATCAGGGTTTGCTGCCGCTGCCATTGAGAGTGACGCAGCAGAGGAGGAGTCGTTCCTCTTCCGCCGCCGTCGCCGGAGACGTTGGTTGCTGCTGTTCATATGG CTAGAACTTGTCACCGGGGGAGAGAAGCGGCTGCACCATCCTCTTCGTTTTGACATTGAACCTCTATTCCTAACCCT AATTGATGCTGCTGCCGCCGTCTCGGTTGCGTTGAAATCGCTGCTGCAGTTGCCAATTTAG